The window TTGATTCCTTCAAGACCAACAGATTCAGTAGCACGACGAGATAAAGTATTTTTGTAAACTTTAAACTCAACACCCGCTTCACGTAATTGCTTACGTAATTCAGTTGCTTGTGCAACAGTTAAACCACGGTAATCTACAACTACTACAGAAGCAGCAGCTGAAAATTTATCAGCGATTTCTTGAACTTGAACTTTTTTAGTTTCGATTGCTTTGCTCATGATGACACCTCCTATTAGAATGAGTCATTTATACCGACAAAGAAAGCCTCTACATCTTAGAGACATAGAGGCAGAAAGTACATCATCTTAAAAAGAATCCGAACTCCTATGTCCTCGGCAGGATCATTAAGTGACAAGTCACTCCTACTGTCTACGGTACAAATGGATGATTCACAACAGCATCCATCTTACCAAGTAAGCGGTGTGTTGTCAATTAATTTAATTTAAATTAACGGTTTTTACAACCGGAATTAATTATTTAGTTACTGCGCTAGCGTCAACTTTTACAGCAGGACCCATTGTAGTTGTAATGTTTACAGACTTCATGTAAGTACCTTTTGCTGCAGCAGGTTTTGCTTTTTGAACTACTTCAAATACCGCTAAGAAGTTTTCTACTAAGTTTTTAGTATCGAAAGAAACTTTACCGATTGGTGCGTGGATGATACCAGCTTTTTCAGCACGGTATTCAACTTTACCAGCCTTAATTTCTTCGATAGCTTTTGTTACGTCAAAAGTAACTGTGCCTGTTTTAGGGTTTGGCATTAAACCTTTAGGACCTAATACACGTCCAAGTTTACCAACTTCACCCATCATGTCAGGAGTTGCTACGATTACATCGAATTCAAACCAACCTTGTTGGATCTTTTGGATGTACTCTGCATCACCTACATAATCAGCGCCAGCAGCTTCTGCTTCTTTAAGTTTTTCACCTTTAGCGAAAACTAATACGCGTTGAGTTTTACCAGTACCGTGTGGAAGTACAACTGCACCACGGATTTGTTGGTCATTTTTACGAGTATCGATACCTAATTTAAATGCTACTTCTACAGTTGCATCAAAGTTTACTGTGCTTGTTTTTTGCGCTAAAGCTACTGCTTCTTCTACAGAATATAGAGCTGCGCGGTCGATTAATTTAGCTGCTTCTTGCAGTTTTTTACCTTTTTTAGCCATTATAATTTCCTCCTTGATTGTGGTTTTAACGGATTTGACCTCCCACGAATAAAGGTTGCGCACTCTTCAAACAATATCGGAGTGCCGCAACCTTCTAAAAAAACAAAACATCATCAAGTGTGAAGATGGTTATTAGTCTTCGATAGTAATACCCATGCTTCGTGCAGTACCTTCAACCATTAACATAGCAGCTTCAACTGAAGCAGCGTTAAGGTCTGGCATTTTTTGTTCTGCGATTTCGCGAACTTTATCACGTTTAACCGTTGCAACTTTTTTACGATTTGGTTCACCAGATCCAGATTGGATACCAGCCGCTACTTTAAGTAATACTGCTGCAGGTGGAGTTTTAGTAATGAAAGTGAATGAACGGTCTTCGAATACTGAAATTTCAACTGGGATAATAAGACCAGCTTGATCAGCAGTACGAGCGTTAAATTCTTTACAGAATCCCATAATGTTAACACCTGCTTGACCTAATGCAGGACCAACCGGTGGCGCTGGGTTTGCTTTACCAGCAGGGATTTGAAGTTTTACAACTTTAATAACTTTTTTAGCCACGAGACACACCTCCTTAAGTCCGTGATGTGGTAATAGGGTTGCCCCTCCCACTCAATATCTGTTCGTCAGCTAACTTGCCGATAACATTAAAACTAATATAATCACCTATCAAACAAAATTGACAGGCTGACCTATGAAATGATACCACTTTTAATTTGCTTTATCAAGTAAAAATAATGTTATATTTTTTTAACTTGGGCAAACTCCAGTTCCATTACTGTTTCGCGGCCAAACATATCAACATGTACTTTTATTTTCGCATTTTCGACATCAACTTCTTCAACGCGACCTTGGAAGTGCGCAAAAGGTCCTTCCAATACTTCTACAACTTCACCAACAGTAATATCTACTTCACCAATCAGTGTTTCTGTCATGCCCATTTGTTCAAGTAGACGATCTGCTTCTTCTGGTAATAACGGCGTTGGTTTTACCCCACCACCTGAAGAACCGATAAATCCAGTTACACCCGGTGTATTACGCACTACATACCACGCGTCATCTGTCATGATTAGTTCTACTAATACGTAACCTGGGAACACTTTACGCATTACCGCCTTTTTCTTACCATCTTCTTTTACATCAATCTCTTCATGTTCTGCAACGATAACGCGGAAAATTTTATCCTGCATCCCCATTGTTTCAACACGTTTTTCTAGATTTGCTTTTACTCGGTTTTCATAACCAGAATAAGTATGAACTACATACCAATTTTTTTCCATATAGGTAGGACTAAATCGTCCGCCCCTCCTTTACATAAAAATGTGTTAGGTAATTTACTCCCTATGCACAAAAATTCATCACGCTATATCAATTACACCTCGGCATAATTGCGTCTTTCACCGGTTGTTTGGACACCCGCAAAAATAGTAACTTAAAATCCACTTCCATCTCACCGTCTATAAAAACAGGAGACTTCTGCCGAAAGAAGTTAAAACAAATGAAAAAACCCGTTATATAGTATGGACGGGCTATTTCGAAATATTAACATGTTACAACTTATAAAGACAAGAACCAACGGAATAATTCTGAGAATCCTAAATCTACTACTGTAAAGAATAACGCCATTACAATAACTGTTGAAATAACTACTACTGTATACTTTGTTAGCTCTTTACTTTTCGGCCAGCTTGTTTTGCGCATTTCTGAACCGACATCTTGTAAAAAGTTTGTCACTTTACTCATCTTAGCCTAACCTCCGAATAACTTGTTTATCTATTCTTCATTTATAACGTTTGTTTATGCACTGTATGTTCATTGCAATGCGAGCAAAATTTCTTTAATTCAAGACGTTCTGTTGTACCTTCTTTTCTTGGTACATTGTAGTTTCTTGAACCGCATTTTTCACAACTTATAACAACTTTCTTCGCCATTAACGATCACCTTTTCGGCAGTTTGTCTTTTAAAGACTAACACCTAAATTTCTTGATGTCAACACGCGTCAATGGTCATTAAGTCATTTCTTTCAACTCAATATGACGCTCTAATTTCCGCTTCACACGCTGTAACGCATTATCAATTGATTTCACATGCCGATTCAATTCTTCTGAAATTTCATTATATGATTGTCCTTCTAGATAACGAATCAACACTTGCTGTTCCAACTCACTTAATACTTCACTCATTTTCTTCTCAAGATGACTATAATCCTCACGATTGATCATTAAATGCTCAGGATCCTCTGAAATCGGGCTCGTGATGACATCCATCAATGTACGCTCCGACTCTTCATCATAAATCGGTTTGTCTAATGAAATATATGAATTAAGCGGAATATGCTTTTGACGTGTCGCCGTTTTAATGGCAGTAATAATTTGTCTTGTAATACATAATTCTGCAAATGCACGGAACGACGCAAGTTTATCTTCCTTAAAGTCACGAATCGCCTTATACAAGCCAATCATTCCTTCTTGAATGATATCTTCTTTATCCGCACCAATTAAAAAATAAGATCTAGCTTTTGCTTTCACAAAAAGCCGATATTTCGAAATCAAAAAATCTAACGCATCCGCATTGCCTAGATGCACTTGTCCAACAAGGGCTTCATCTGTTAATTGTTCAAACTGCTGTATGACTTGAATCTTTTCACTTTTAAGCAATGATATCACCTCAGCTACGCCAGAATCATTAGGAACAGTATAACTTAATTGGAATTTATGGGCAAATAATTACTTAAGGCCTCTCCGCCATTTTTCAAATTGTAACTCTACATCTTTTGATAATTTAATTCTCGAGGCAGGTTTTTCCCCTTGCGTTTCTTTTACTTTTGCCGAAATTTTTGATTGGATTATTTGCATTTCAATTTCAAACTCACGCGCAGATTTGCGTAATGCACCATGTCCAAATACAACATTTTGCTCAGTCATATCGGATGTCGCGACATGAATTTGAACTTTTCTTCCTTTTAGCTCAGTCGATAACTTTTCAATGCGTTCGTCTGCTGTTTCATTTTTACGTGTGTAAATGACCTCCACAGCATGTCGTACATATAACTGTTCGGTGCCCGGAACGAGATGTGCATCGAACACAACAATTACTCGCCATCCAGTGTGTGCTTTATATTCGGCCATGCGTTCAATTAAACGATTTCGCGCATCTTCAAAATTCGGCTCACGTAACGGACGCAACTCACTCCATGCACCAATCATATTATAGCCATCTACTAGCAATATATTTTGCATCGCCTCATCCGTTAACTTCTTGTCGCTTGCGATACACTTCGTACATAAGTAATGCCGCTGCTACCGAAGCATTTAAAGATGTTACATGTCCAATCATTGGTAAGTGGTATAAGAAATCACATTTATCTTTTAATAGACGGCTCATTCCTTTTCCTTCGCTACCAATAATTAAAGCAAGTGGTAACGTTGCATCCATTTTCCGATAATCTGCTGAACCTTTTGCATCTGTTCCAGCAATCCATACACCACGTTCCTTTAATTCATCCACCGTTTGCGCTAAATTTGTAACACGCACAACTGGAACATGCTCAATGGCACCCGTTGAAGCTTTTGCTACTACCGCCGTTAAACCAACCGCGCGACGTTTCGGTATAATGATTCCGTGCGCGCCAATCGCATCGGCTGTACGCATAATTGACCCTAAATTATGTGGGTCTTCTAATTCATCTAATAAGATAAAGAATGGATCTTCTTTTTTTGCTTGCGCAGCATTGAATAAATCATCTAGCTCTGCATAATCATAGGCAGCAACCGATGCCACCACACCTTGGTGATTCGCATCGGTTAATTGATCCACTTTCTTCTTTGGTACGAATTGCACTAAAACGCCGCGCTCTCGTGCTAAATCAAGCAATTCATTAATTCCTGTTTTCTTTACACCTTCTGCAACCCAGATCTTATTCATTTCACGACCTGAACGAAGCGCCTCTAATATCGGATTCTTACCTGCAATCATTTCTCCATTTTGTTCCGTCATGTTACGACACTCCTTTTGACTGTTCTACGATTTGAATTGCGTAGTCAATAATTTCATTGGCACGATCATGCTGTTTACTTAAAAATAGACTACCTAGTACAGCTTCAAAACCAGAGCTATTTCGGTAAGTGCGAACATCGGTATTTTTCGGAACAGAGCCAGATTTAGCATTGCGCCCTCTGCGAAATACCGCTTGCTCCTCCTCTGATAAAAAATGTTCTTCCATCATACGATAAACAATCATTGACTGCGCTTTTGCTGAAACATATTTCG is drawn from Solibacillus sp. R5-41 and contains these coding sequences:
- a CDS encoding NYN domain-containing protein, coding for MQNILLVDGYNMIGAWSELRPLREPNFEDARNRLIERMAEYKAHTGWRVIVVFDAHLVPGTEQLYVRHAVEVIYTRKNETADERIEKLSTELKGRKVQIHVATSDMTEQNVVFGHGALRKSAREFEIEMQIIQSKISAKVKETQGEKPASRIKLSKDVELQFEKWRRGLK
- the rplA gene encoding 50S ribosomal protein L1 codes for the protein MAKKGKKLQEAAKLIDRAALYSVEEAVALAQKTSTVNFDATVEVAFKLGIDTRKNDQQIRGAVVLPHGTGKTQRVLVFAKGEKLKEAEAAGADYVGDAEYIQKIQQGWFEFDVIVATPDMMGEVGKLGRVLGPKGLMPNPKTGTVTFDVTKAIEEIKAGKVEYRAEKAGIIHAPIGKVSFDTKNLVENFLAVFEVVQKAKPAAAKGTYMKSVNITTTMGPAVKVDASAVTK
- the rlmB gene encoding 23S rRNA (guanosine(2251)-2'-O)-methyltransferase RlmB, which encodes MTEQNGEMIAGKNPILEALRSGREMNKIWVAEGVKKTGINELLDLARERGVLVQFVPKKKVDQLTDANHQGVVASVAAYDYAELDDLFNAAQAKKEDPFFILLDELEDPHNLGSIMRTADAIGAHGIIIPKRRAVGLTAVVAKASTGAIEHVPVVRVTNLAQTVDELKERGVWIAGTDAKGSADYRKMDATLPLALIIGSEGKGMSRLLKDKCDFLYHLPMIGHVTSLNASVAAALLMYEVYRKRQEVNG
- the secE gene encoding preprotein translocase subunit SecE, producing MSKVTNFLQDVGSEMRKTSWPKSKELTKYTVVVISTVIVMALFFTVVDLGFSELFRWFLSL
- the rplK gene encoding 50S ribosomal protein L11, with the translated sequence MAKKVIKVVKLQIPAGKANPAPPVGPALGQAGVNIMGFCKEFNARTADQAGLIIPVEISVFEDRSFTFITKTPPAAVLLKVAAGIQSGSGEPNRKKVATVKRDKVREIAEQKMPDLNAASVEAAMLMVEGTARSMGITIED
- the rpmG gene encoding 50S ribosomal protein L33 encodes the protein MAKKVVISCEKCGSRNYNVPRKEGTTERLELKKFCSHCNEHTVHKQTL
- the sigH gene encoding RNA polymerase sporulation sigma factor SigH; the encoded protein is MLKSEKIQVIQQFEQLTDEALVGQVHLGNADALDFLISKYRLFVKAKARSYFLIGADKEDIIQEGMIGLYKAIRDFKEDKLASFRAFAELCITRQIITAIKTATRQKHIPLNSYISLDKPIYDEESERTLMDVITSPISEDPEHLMINREDYSHLEKKMSEVLSELEQQVLIRYLEGQSYNEISEELNRHVKSIDNALQRVKRKLERHIELKEMT
- the nusG gene encoding transcription termination/antitermination protein NusG — its product is MEKNWYVVHTYSGYENRVKANLEKRVETMGMQDKIFRVIVAEHEEIDVKEDGKKKAVMRKVFPGYVLVELIMTDDAWYVVRNTPGVTGFIGSSGGGVKPTPLLPEEADRLLEQMGMTETLIGEVDITVGEVVEVLEGPFAHFQGRVEEVDVENAKIKVHVDMFGRETVMELEFAQVKKI
- a CDS encoding Mini-ribonuclease 3, with product MHNLTQQDVKQLNALALAYMGDAVLEQRIREHLLLLGKVKPNTLHKEATKYVSAKAQSMIVYRMMEEHFLSEEEQAVFRRGRNAKSGSVPKNTDVRTYRNSSGFEAVLGSLFLSKQHDRANEIIDYAIQIVEQSKGVS